The following coding sequences lie in one Paracidovorax avenae genomic window:
- a CDS encoding phage tail length tape measure family protein, whose protein sequence is MSDNTVQGTLQQDAAQALQALASMEAGVRGMIERLLQSEQALRGGGAAMETYGSSVAQASAAMQVLPVQLAAIAAGLMAGQEPIALLSEQAVKLTEAFGGIAPAAAAVGEAIATMVNPFTAAAATAAVLTVAYQQGKQEADAYARAIALSGNAAGLTVSQMQDAAGAVSQTVGTQHEAARVIALLGESGQVAAGDLQRFTETALRMERDVGVAVADTVKAYVELGEKPVEASRRLNERHNYLTAAVYDQIKALQEQGRASEAAALAQGAYERAMAGVADTMQERLGYLERAWRGLGSTAKGVWDQILGIGRPASISEQIAGVQAQIEQLQQRNQSIGIKDGKATRDLQDKLALLQEQQRMERRAAESRADIARAEREAVEASDRASEEKKRKASSSPQGPSPVAVARTERGCCVGKTADNSAGAGRNMAAGSHTAGPGLTVSADTAGGSAAKERNEELEKARRAYAALIDEAGRTAKAIEQQASELEASNALWGKGKVEIEEYRLSLVKAKITELESGSDSSYDPVYVEKLREQAAAQERKINQTRIAEHNVLQKQADDMLRSAEASVAAAEQEAGLASLTAVERAKIVAQRQIEAKYAEKLAEVDRSKDPDKAKVRETLEEARRKETEAAVAKVVRDDWAKTADQIQQSLTDALFKGFESGKDFGRHLRDALKNMFDTLVLRPVISAIVAPVSGMLSSVTNGLFGSGNGTAGVAGAGSVVEAGMGLYNLVSGGLNVASSTGGKIVTSDLLSRYGSEAVQEMFGQFGAGMMNTSSWGGFMGAFEAGGAQLAGAIAGSVINGFSGYGISRLISGGYQVNKYVDMIGGIASMIPGIGPIAGVISGAVNRLFGRKLKDQGIEGEFGGEAGFTGRTYQFYKGGYFRSNKTKYGALDEDLRKGLADQFDAMRLSTAAMANVLGLGTTAIDQFTASIKVSFNGLSADEIQKKLKEEFDKVAESLASTTLGTTEYTRAGETAVGALTRLSGSLVAVNGVFESLGTTLYASSLAGADMASKLIDLFGGSSGFSTATSSYFQKFYSPEEQRNASRKQLEKQLETLKLKLPDVDASDARRQYRALVDAQDLTTDSGRKAYAMLVQLAGAFDAVAVSAEEVQRKTDTRRDLEQRLLAAQGDERGVLDMRRKQEYDALYKLDPELAKLVTRIYELEDAATAAAAAAAIADKRFDLEQRLLSAQGRDREALDMRRKQEYDALWKLNPELARMAEHIWELEDAAEAVNRAQQNREDAYGRLQSAATLESERLNAQLESIDAQRKAIDTQRELAQESLSLVTGVFELVRSNARELYGQVGTTATMQAARGWAFVEQSLATARSTGYLPEQALLQEAIGAARSGLEPGNYATQFELDRDRLGLAGTLSQLEAISGGQKSVAEQQLAALKGQSEALDAQTDAVNRQLKAQQEMLDYWRRQIDIANGTFDATLSVAAAIDKLRSVLGKGGGEGASAPPPGSGSGSGGAVWGGTSGGNADGSGAAAEQARYRRLLYLGTAGVGYEPVIDQALIARLDKLSPLYHSFDGTGDLIGLLKAIKGAGGTLDDLSILSGYWVSDWVKAAASVGFPAFDQGTNYVPHDTPAIVHKGERIIPAADNRALMASIDRSGQSGASALLAEVQALREDSRQQAGETARLNARVAKVLERWDGDGMPQQRQEEIA, encoded by the coding sequence ATGTCCGACAACACGGTGCAGGGCACACTTCAACAGGATGCTGCGCAGGCGCTGCAGGCCCTGGCCAGCATGGAGGCTGGGGTCCGCGGGATGATCGAGCGCCTGCTTCAATCGGAGCAGGCACTGCGTGGCGGCGGCGCGGCGATGGAGACCTATGGGTCATCGGTGGCGCAGGCCTCGGCGGCCATGCAGGTCCTGCCGGTGCAACTGGCAGCCATTGCCGCCGGCCTGATGGCGGGGCAGGAGCCGATCGCGCTGCTGTCGGAGCAGGCCGTGAAACTGACGGAGGCCTTTGGCGGCATCGCTCCGGCAGCGGCGGCCGTGGGGGAAGCCATCGCGACGATGGTGAATCCCTTCACGGCAGCCGCCGCCACGGCAGCCGTGCTGACGGTGGCCTACCAGCAAGGCAAGCAGGAAGCGGACGCCTATGCGCGCGCGATCGCCTTGTCGGGCAATGCCGCTGGCCTGACGGTTTCGCAAATGCAGGATGCCGCCGGCGCCGTCTCGCAGACCGTGGGCACCCAGCATGAGGCCGCGCGGGTGATCGCGCTGCTCGGCGAGTCGGGGCAGGTGGCGGCGGGGGACCTGCAGCGCTTCACCGAAACGGCGCTGCGCATGGAGCGCGACGTCGGCGTGGCGGTGGCGGATACCGTGAAGGCCTATGTCGAACTGGGCGAAAAGCCGGTGGAGGCTTCGCGCAGGCTCAATGAGCGCCACAACTACCTCACTGCTGCGGTGTACGACCAGATCAAGGCATTGCAGGAGCAGGGCCGCGCGTCGGAGGCGGCCGCCCTGGCGCAAGGTGCATACGAGCGGGCCATGGCAGGTGTGGCCGACACGATGCAAGAGCGCCTGGGCTACCTGGAGCGCGCATGGCGCGGCCTTGGTTCGACCGCCAAGGGTGTCTGGGACCAGATATTGGGTATCGGCCGGCCCGCTTCGATTTCCGAGCAGATCGCCGGGGTGCAGGCGCAGATCGAGCAACTGCAGCAGCGTAACCAGTCCATCGGCATCAAGGATGGCAAGGCGACCAGGGACTTGCAGGACAAGCTGGCGCTCCTTCAGGAGCAGCAACGCATGGAAAGGCGTGCTGCCGAGTCGCGGGCGGACATCGCCAGGGCAGAGAGAGAGGCGGTCGAGGCCAGCGACCGAGCCAGCGAGGAAAAGAAGCGCAAGGCGTCCTCTTCCCCGCAAGGGCCATCGCCGGTGGCCGTGGCCAGGACGGAGCGCGGCTGCTGCGTCGGCAAAACGGCCGACAACTCCGCGGGCGCAGGCCGGAACATGGCTGCCGGAAGCCATACGGCAGGCCCCGGACTCACCGTGAGTGCAGACACCGCTGGCGGCAGTGCCGCCAAAGAGCGCAACGAGGAACTCGAGAAGGCCCGCCGCGCCTACGCCGCGCTCATCGACGAGGCAGGCAGAACCGCCAAGGCCATAGAGCAGCAGGCCTCCGAGCTGGAGGCATCCAATGCGCTGTGGGGCAAGGGAAAGGTCGAGATCGAGGAATACCGGCTTTCGCTCGTCAAGGCAAAGATCACGGAACTGGAGTCTGGTAGCGACTCCAGCTATGACCCCGTCTACGTGGAAAAGCTGCGCGAGCAGGCCGCAGCCCAGGAGCGGAAGATCAACCAGACCCGCATCGCCGAGCACAACGTGCTCCAGAAGCAGGCCGACGACATGCTTCGTTCGGCCGAAGCCAGCGTCGCTGCAGCCGAGCAGGAAGCCGGCCTGGCGTCGTTGACGGCAGTCGAGCGGGCCAAGATCGTCGCGCAGCGCCAGATCGAGGCGAAGTACGCGGAGAAACTGGCGGAGGTTGACCGAAGCAAGGATCCGGATAAAGCGAAGGTGCGCGAAACCCTGGAGGAGGCCAGGCGCAAGGAAACCGAGGCGGCCGTGGCCAAGGTCGTGCGCGATGATTGGGCGAAGACGGCGGACCAGATCCAGCAGTCGCTCACCGATGCCCTGTTCAAGGGGTTCGAGAGTGGTAAGGATTTCGGCCGGCACCTGAGGGATGCGTTGAAGAACATGTTCGACACATTGGTGTTGAGGCCTGTGATCAGCGCGATCGTGGCGCCGGTCTCAGGCATGCTATCGAGCGTCACCAACGGACTGTTTGGTAGCGGAAACGGTACGGCAGGTGTTGCCGGTGCAGGAAGCGTGGTTGAGGCGGGCATGGGCCTTTACAACCTCGTGAGCGGGGGGCTCAACGTTGCCAGCAGCACGGGCGGCAAGATCGTCACGTCGGACCTTCTGAGCCGGTATGGCAGCGAGGCCGTACAGGAAATGTTCGGCCAGTTCGGTGCGGGCATGATGAATACCTCCTCATGGGGCGGATTCATGGGTGCCTTCGAGGCGGGCGGGGCCCAGCTTGCTGGTGCGATTGCAGGATCCGTCATCAACGGCTTTTCTGGCTATGGCATCAGCCGCCTCATATCGGGCGGCTACCAGGTCAACAAGTACGTGGACATGATCGGAGGCATCGCTTCGATGATTCCGGGGATAGGTCCGATCGCTGGCGTGATCAGCGGAGCCGTCAACCGGCTGTTCGGGCGCAAGCTCAAGGACCAGGGCATCGAAGGCGAATTCGGCGGAGAGGCGGGGTTCACGGGGCGTACCTACCAGTTCTACAAGGGAGGCTATTTCCGCTCCAACAAGACCAAGTACGGCGCCCTGGACGAGGATCTGCGCAAAGGCTTGGCCGACCAGTTCGATGCCATGCGCCTGAGCACTGCAGCCATGGCCAATGTGCTGGGCCTGGGTACCACGGCCATCGATCAATTCACAGCGTCCATCAAGGTCAGTTTCAACGGACTGAGCGCTGACGAGATCCAGAAGAAGTTGAAGGAGGAGTTCGATAAGGTCGCGGAGTCACTGGCCTCCACTACTTTGGGTACGACGGAATACACACGGGCGGGAGAGACGGCCGTAGGGGCACTGACGCGCCTGTCGGGCAGTCTGGTGGCTGTGAATGGTGTCTTTGAAAGCCTGGGCACGACTTTGTATGCGTCCAGCCTTGCCGGTGCCGACATGGCCAGCAAGCTCATTGATCTTTTCGGTGGCTCCAGCGGATTCAGCACAGCGACAAGCTCGTACTTCCAGAAGTTCTACAGCCCGGAGGAGCAGAGAAACGCGTCGAGGAAGCAACTGGAAAAGCAACTTGAGACCCTGAAGCTGAAACTGCCAGATGTCGATGCTTCGGATGCCCGCAGGCAGTACCGTGCTCTGGTGGATGCGCAGGACCTTACGACCGACTCCGGCCGCAAGGCTTACGCGATGCTGGTGCAACTCGCTGGCGCGTTTGATGCCGTCGCAGTCTCTGCCGAGGAAGTCCAGCGAAAGACCGACACGCGCCGTGATCTGGAGCAACGTCTGTTGGCAGCCCAGGGCGATGAGCGGGGCGTGCTGGACATGCGACGGAAGCAGGAGTACGACGCGCTCTACAAGCTGGACCCCGAGTTGGCCAAGCTGGTCACGCGCATCTACGAACTGGAAGACGCGGCCACCGCGGCGGCGGCCGCAGCAGCCATCGCGGACAAGCGGTTCGATCTCGAACAGCGGCTCCTGTCCGCACAGGGGCGAGACCGGGAGGCGCTGGACATGCGTCGCAAGCAAGAGTACGACGCGCTGTGGAAACTCAACCCGGAGTTGGCCAGGATGGCCGAGCATATCTGGGAACTGGAGGATGCGGCCGAAGCCGTCAACCGCGCGCAGCAGAACCGCGAGGACGCCTACGGTCGCCTGCAAAGCGCCGCCACGCTGGAAAGCGAACGCCTCAATGCGCAACTGGAGTCCATCGACGCCCAGCGCAAGGCCATCGACACGCAGCGCGAACTGGCGCAGGAGTCGCTGTCGCTCGTCACAGGCGTGTTCGAGCTCGTGCGCAGCAATGCTCGCGAGTTGTATGGGCAGGTGGGCACGACCGCCACCATGCAGGCGGCGCGTGGATGGGCTTTCGTGGAGCAGTCGCTGGCGACGGCACGCTCCACGGGTTATCTGCCCGAACAGGCATTGCTGCAGGAGGCCATCGGCGCGGCGCGCAGCGGCCTGGAGCCGGGTAATTACGCCACGCAGTTCGAGCTGGACCGTGACCGTCTGGGCCTGGCCGGCACGCTGTCGCAACTGGAGGCCATCAGCGGAGGGCAGAAGAGCGTTGCCGAGCAGCAGCTTGCGGCGCTGAAGGGGCAGTCAGAAGCCCTCGATGCGCAGACCGATGCGGTCAACCGGCAGCTCAAGGCCCAGCAGGAAATGCTGGACTATTGGCGCCGGCAGATCGACATCGCGAACGGCACCTTCGATGCGACGTTGAGCGTTGCCGCAGCGATCGACAAGTTGCGCTCCGTGCTGGGCAAGGGCGGTGGCGAAGGCGCCTCTGCACCGCCTCCCGGTTCGGGCTCGGGCAGCGGTGGCGCCGTGTGGGGTGGCACCAGTGGCGGCAACGCTGATGGCAGCGGAGCGGCAGCTGAGCAGGCCAGGTACCGGCGCCTCCTATACCTGGGTACGGCAGGCGTCGGATACGAACCGGTCATCGATCAGGCCCTGATCGCGCGGCTCGACAAGCTGTCCCCGCTGTACCACTCGTTCGACGGAACGGGCGACCTGATCGGACTGCTCAAGGCGATCAAGGGAGCAGGTGGAACGCTGGACGACCTCTCGATCCTGAGCGGCTACTGGGTGTCGGACTGGGTGAAGGCAGCCGCCTCGGTAGGTTTTCCGGCCTTCGACCAGGGGACGAACTACGTCCCGCACGACACCCCGGCCATCGTGCACAAGGGCGAGCGGATCATCCCGGCCGCCGACAACCGGGCGCTGATGGCCTCCATCGATCGCAGCGGGCAGAGCGGTGCATCC
- a CDS encoding DUF1799 domain-containing protein encodes MYEPQASDAELAAWGLERSDYDETATEVWPENWPVYVLWSRICNQWRVGMAGAVALDYGVLFHELDRAGLDLDTYDERFRDIQVIESEALTVFAERAERERARIGGAA; translated from the coding sequence ATGTACGAGCCCCAAGCCAGCGACGCCGAACTGGCCGCGTGGGGGCTGGAGCGCAGCGATTACGACGAGACGGCTACCGAAGTGTGGCCGGAGAACTGGCCCGTCTATGTGCTGTGGTCGCGCATCTGCAACCAGTGGCGCGTGGGCATGGCCGGCGCCGTCGCGCTGGATTACGGCGTGCTGTTCCATGAGCTGGACCGCGCCGGCCTGGATCTCGACACATACGACGAGCGCTTCCGCGACATCCAGGTGATCGAGTCCGAGGCGCTCACGGTCTTCGCCGAGAGGGCTGAGAGGGAGCGGGCGCGCATTGGCGGTGCGGCATGA
- a CDS encoding phage tail assembly chaperone: MAKIVLGKRPESFKRKVSFPMLDGSTGVIHCEFFYRTKSEFGQLVDEIAEAAAMPVSGSPGTISDILGNAVRKNGDYLLKIVKDWDLEGVEVNAENATRLADEIPGGATAIFDAYREGCVEGKLGN, translated from the coding sequence ATGGCAAAAATCGTCCTGGGCAAGCGTCCCGAATCGTTCAAGCGCAAGGTTTCCTTCCCGATGCTCGATGGCAGCACGGGAGTGATCCACTGCGAGTTCTTCTACCGCACGAAATCCGAATTCGGCCAACTCGTCGATGAGATCGCGGAGGCCGCGGCCATGCCCGTATCCGGCAGCCCCGGCACGATCAGCGACATCCTCGGCAACGCCGTGCGCAAGAACGGCGACTACCTCCTGAAGATCGTCAAGGACTGGGACCTGGAAGGCGTGGAGGTGAACGCGGAAAACGCCACGCGGCTCGCCGACGAAATTCCCGGTGGTGCCACGGCGATCTTCGACGCCTATCGCGAAGGCTGTGTCGAGGGCAAGCTGGGAAACTGA
- a CDS encoding phage tail protein: MAVSLPDGATVAIATGYGTAKAITAISNAAPGVATSTAHGLANGAFFELKSGWQKISERIFKAASVAANSLEIAGSDTADVNRFPAGSSAGSLREILAWTQIPQILEFTTNGGDQQFANFSFLEEDYERQLPTVTGAQSIQIGIGDDPTLPGYQALKAAGESRAIRAVKVALPNGSVILYNGYVSFNETPTLTKGQVMQVRATISLQGRPVRYTA, encoded by the coding sequence ATGGCTGTCTCCCTTCCCGACGGTGCAACCGTCGCCATCGCAACCGGCTACGGCACCGCCAAGGCCATCACCGCCATCTCCAACGCAGCGCCCGGCGTGGCCACCAGCACGGCCCACGGCCTGGCCAACGGTGCGTTCTTCGAGCTGAAGTCCGGCTGGCAGAAGATCAGCGAGCGGATCTTCAAAGCGGCCAGCGTCGCTGCGAATTCGCTGGAGATCGCCGGCTCCGACACGGCCGACGTGAACCGCTTCCCGGCGGGCTCGTCCGCCGGTTCGCTGCGCGAGATCCTGGCCTGGACGCAGATCCCGCAGATCCTGGAGTTCACCACCAACGGCGGTGACCAGCAGTTCGCGAACTTCTCGTTCCTCGAGGAGGACTACGAGCGCCAGCTGCCCACGGTCACCGGCGCGCAGTCCATCCAGATCGGCATCGGCGACGACCCCACGCTGCCTGGCTACCAGGCGCTCAAGGCCGCGGGCGAGTCGCGCGCGATCCGCGCGGTCAAGGTCGCGCTGCCCAACGGCTCGGTGATCCTCTACAACGGCTACGTGTCGTTCAACGAGACCCCCACCCTGACCAAGGGCCAGGTGATGCAGGTGCGCGCCACCATCTCCCTGCAGGGCCGCCCGGTTCGCTACACGGCCTGA
- a CDS encoding helix-turn-helix transcriptional regulator has translation MHESALRLYQAASELKDVTGQSAVARLLGESPQNIKNWEMRGISKAGALKAEELIGCSAAWLLTGDRQATPAHRKPTQPAAVSTPGSVTVPQLANAASMGAGSEMAHEDVMVGRLTLSPTWIGRTLRGLSTPENLRFIHAYGDSMEPTFLDGDVLLVDAGVRTVEVDGVYVLGAQNRLFIKRVRQRLDGAYEISSDNPTVKTVDVLDGKHTVEILGKVIWIWNGRKI, from the coding sequence ATGCATGAAAGCGCCCTACGCCTCTACCAGGCCGCCTCCGAGCTCAAGGACGTCACCGGCCAGTCCGCCGTGGCACGCCTGCTGGGAGAGTCCCCGCAGAACATCAAGAACTGGGAGATGCGGGGTATTTCCAAGGCCGGCGCCCTGAAGGCGGAAGAACTCATCGGCTGCTCCGCCGCTTGGCTGCTGACCGGCGACAGGCAGGCCACGCCGGCGCACCGCAAGCCGACCCAGCCTGCCGCCGTGTCCACGCCGGGCAGCGTGACCGTGCCGCAGCTGGCGAATGCAGCATCCATGGGCGCCGGCAGCGAAATGGCGCACGAGGACGTGATGGTGGGCCGTCTCACGCTCTCCCCCACATGGATCGGCAGGACGCTGCGCGGCCTCAGCACCCCCGAGAACCTCCGCTTCATCCACGCCTATGGGGACTCCATGGAACCCACGTTTCTGGACGGTGACGTGCTGCTGGTGGATGCGGGCGTGCGCACGGTGGAGGTGGACGGCGTGTATGTCCTGGGAGCCCAGAACCGCCTTTTCATCAAGCGCGTGCGCCAGCGACTGGACGGTGCCTACGAGATCAGCAGCGACAACCCCACCGTGAAGACGGTGGACGTCCTGGACGGCAAGCACACGGTGGAGATTCTGGGCAAGGTGATATGGATCTGGAACGGGCGCAAGATCTGA
- a CDS encoding LuxR C-terminal-related transcriptional regulator gives MPLSAFSRLPLAHYALVVDDHPLVARGMAEFLSLHPRLEECRHACEISEALRIIASHGSPILALVDFWLAEGAATSFIDNLFAMSPGTRVLVVSADHHPAIVLKTRASGAHGFIHKREPPETFHAAINAVLDGSPWFDSGATACLSSTAIGAATPREIHLSPADLGLTPRQGQILALVLEGLPNKPIANALHLSEHTVKEHLTAILQKLGASNRVELISRLRGVRIDES, from the coding sequence ATGCCCCTGTCCGCCTTTTCCCGCCTGCCGTTGGCGCATTACGCGCTTGTCGTCGATGACCACCCGCTCGTCGCACGCGGCATGGCCGAGTTCCTGAGCCTCCACCCCCGGTTGGAGGAGTGCCGCCATGCCTGCGAAATATCCGAGGCCCTGCGCATCATTGCCTCCCATGGCTCGCCCATTCTGGCCCTGGTGGATTTCTGGCTCGCGGAGGGTGCAGCCACGTCCTTCATCGACAATCTTTTCGCGATGTCCCCGGGAACACGCGTGTTGGTCGTGAGCGCGGACCACCATCCGGCCATCGTGCTCAAGACCCGGGCCAGTGGCGCCCACGGATTCATCCACAAGCGGGAACCGCCCGAGACCTTCCACGCCGCCATCAATGCCGTGCTCGATGGCTCGCCCTGGTTCGACTCCGGGGCGACGGCATGTCTTTCCAGCACGGCCATTGGAGCCGCAACTCCCCGCGAGATCCATCTCTCACCCGCCGATCTCGGCCTGACCCCGCGCCAGGGCCAGATCCTCGCGCTGGTTCTCGAGGGACTGCCCAACAAGCCCATCGCCAATGCGCTGCATCTGTCGGAGCACACGGTCAAGGAGCACCTCACGGCCATTCTGCAAAAGCTCGGCGCCAGCAATCGGGTGGAACTGATCTCCAGGCTGCGCGGTGTCCGGATCGACGAATCCTGA
- the hrcA gene encoding heat-inducible transcriptional repressor HrcA: MLDDRAKLLLKALIERYIADGQPVGSRTLSKASGLDLSPATIRNVMADLEDIGLIASPHTSAGRIPTAKGYRLFVDTMLTVQRGELCSPELAADQPQKVIANAAQLLSSLSQFVGVVMAPRRPSVFRHIEFLRLSERRLLVIIVSPDGDVQNRVIFTEVDHTQSQLAEAANFLNSHYSGLGMDEVRERLKTEVDQLRGEIASLMQAAVNVGSEAMAASQEEVVISGERNLLALSDFSNDMGNLRKAFDLFEQKTQILRLLDVSNRAEGVRIFIGGESQVVPFEELSVVSAPYEVDGQIVGTLGVIGPTRMPYDRMIQIVDITSKLVTNALSHRR; encoded by the coding sequence ATGCTCGATGACCGTGCCAAGTTGTTGCTCAAAGCGCTGATCGAGCGCTACATCGCCGACGGCCAGCCGGTGGGCTCGCGCACGTTGTCGAAGGCGTCCGGCCTGGACCTTTCTCCGGCCACGATACGCAACGTCATGGCCGACCTGGAGGACATCGGGCTGATCGCCAGCCCCCACACCTCCGCGGGCCGCATCCCCACCGCCAAGGGCTACCGGTTGTTCGTTGACACCATGTTGACGGTGCAGCGCGGCGAGCTGTGCTCCCCCGAACTCGCGGCCGACCAGCCGCAGAAGGTCATCGCGAACGCGGCGCAACTGCTGTCCAGCCTGTCGCAGTTCGTGGGCGTGGTCATGGCTCCGCGCCGACCGTCGGTCTTCCGCCACATCGAGTTCCTGCGCCTTTCCGAGCGGCGCCTGCTGGTCATCATCGTCTCTCCGGACGGCGATGTGCAGAACCGCGTGATCTTCACCGAAGTGGACCATACCCAGTCCCAGCTGGCCGAGGCCGCCAACTTCCTCAACAGCCACTATTCCGGCCTGGGGATGGACGAGGTGCGCGAACGGCTCAAGACCGAGGTGGACCAGTTGCGCGGAGAGATCGCTTCCCTCATGCAGGCCGCGGTGAACGTCGGCTCCGAGGCCATGGCCGCCTCGCAGGAGGAGGTGGTCATCTCCGGCGAGCGCAACCTGCTGGCCCTGAGCGATTTCTCGAACGACATGGGCAACCTGCGCAAGGCTTTCGACCTCTTCGAGCAGAAGACCCAGATACTGCGCCTGCTGGACGTCTCCAACCGGGCCGAAGGCGTGCGCATCTTCATCGGAGGCGAAAGCCAGGTCGTGCCTTTCGAGGAACTGTCGGTGGTCAGCGCTCCGTATGAGGTGGACGGGCAGATCGTGGGAACGCTGGGCGTCATCGGCCCCACGCGCATGCCCTACGACCGCATGATCCAGATCGTGGACATCACCTCCAAGCTGGTGACCAACGCGCTGAGCCATCGCCGCTAG
- a CDS encoding NAD kinase encodes MKLRFQRVALVGKYQAPTSAGMSDSSRDALDGIARFLANEGCEVALEADTAANTGFADYPALSVERIGLDCDLCLVVGGDGTMLGVGRQLAQYRTPLIGINQGRLGFITDIPLGEYSTVLKPMLRGEYEEDLRPLMRARVMRQGQCVFEALAMNDVVVNRGSTSGMVELRVEVGGHFVSNQRADGLIIASPTGSTAYALSAGGPMLHPTIPGWVLAPIAPHTLSNRPIVLSDSMEVAVEVVSGRDVSANFDMQSLASLQHGDRILVQRSDYRARFLHPRGWNYFATLRKKLRWNEGGY; translated from the coding sequence ATGAAGCTCAGGTTCCAACGCGTGGCGCTCGTCGGCAAGTACCAGGCGCCCACTTCTGCAGGGATGTCCGACAGTTCGCGCGACGCGCTGGACGGCATCGCCAGATTCCTGGCCAACGAAGGGTGCGAGGTCGCCCTCGAGGCGGACACCGCCGCGAACACGGGGTTCGCCGACTACCCGGCGCTCTCCGTGGAGCGCATCGGGCTGGACTGCGATCTCTGCCTCGTGGTGGGCGGCGACGGCACGATGCTGGGCGTCGGCCGGCAGCTCGCGCAATACCGCACGCCGCTCATCGGCATCAACCAGGGCCGGCTCGGTTTCATCACCGACATCCCCCTGGGCGAGTACTCCACGGTCCTCAAACCCATGCTGCGCGGCGAGTACGAGGAAGACCTGCGCCCGCTCATGCGGGCCCGGGTGATGCGCCAGGGCCAGTGCGTGTTCGAGGCCCTGGCGATGAACGACGTGGTGGTCAACCGCGGGTCCACCTCCGGGATGGTCGAACTGCGCGTGGAAGTGGGTGGCCATTTCGTCTCCAACCAGCGTGCAGACGGCCTCATCATCGCGTCGCCCACGGGCTCCACTGCCTATGCCCTGTCCGCAGGCGGCCCGATGCTGCATCCGACGATTCCCGGATGGGTGCTGGCGCCGATCGCGCCGCACACGCTGTCGAACCGTCCCATCGTGCTGTCGGACAGCATGGAAGTGGCCGTGGAAGTCGTCAGCGGGCGCGATGTCAGCGCGAATTTCGACATGCAGTCGCTCGCGTCCCTGCAGCACGGCGACCGCATCCTGGTACAGCGCTCGGACTACCGGGCGCGCTTTCTCCATCCGCGCGGCTGGAACTACTTCGCCACGCTGCGCAAGAAGCTCCGCTGGAACGAAGGAGGCTACTGA